A genomic window from Dechloromonas sp. A34 includes:
- a CDS encoding acetoacetate--CoA ligase: MAQFMQATGHGRYADLWQWSVDQPEAFWSTIWRFCGAVGEPGGVVLADGDKMPGARWFPEARLNFAENLLQHRDDAEALVFWGEDKVKRRLSRAELYREVARFQAFLVANGVGEGDRVAGYLPNLPETLIAMLAATALGAIWSSASPDFGVQGVLDRFGQIEPKVLICVDGYWYNGKPVDCLAKNAEVVAQMPSLLKTVVVPYLNAAPAIAGIRNAVAWNDLPAGGGNVTFKRVAFDHPLFIMFSSGTTGVPKCIVHCHGGVLLQHLKEHQLHSDVRPGDRLFYFTTCGWMMWNWLVSGLAAGATLLLYDGSPFAGGGTVLFDYAAAEKMTHFGTSAKFIDAAAKLGLRPGKTHDLSALRAMFSTGSPLSPEGFDWVYQEIKQDILLASISGGTDIVSCFVLGHPVLPVWRGEIQCRGLGMAVDVFNDDGQPVRREKGELVCTKPFPVMPVGFWNDPNGEKYHAAYFERFENIWCHGDFSELTAHDGMIIYGRSDATLNPGGVRIGTAEIYRQVEQLPEVVEALVIGQDWPPGRHDDVRVVLFVRLREGVTLDEALTERIKRQIRDNTTPRHVPAKVVQVQDIPRTKSGKIVELAVRNVVHERPVKNVEALANPEALDFFRRRSELGD, encoded by the coding sequence ATGGCGCAGTTCATGCAGGCCACCGGCCACGGCCGCTATGCCGATCTCTGGCAATGGTCGGTCGACCAGCCCGAGGCCTTCTGGTCGACGATCTGGCGCTTCTGCGGTGCGGTCGGCGAACCGGGTGGCGTGGTTTTGGCCGATGGTGACAAGATGCCCGGCGCCCGCTGGTTCCCCGAAGCCCGGCTGAATTTCGCCGAAAACCTGCTGCAGCACCGTGATGACGCGGAGGCGCTGGTTTTCTGGGGCGAGGACAAGGTCAAGCGCCGGCTGAGCCGCGCCGAGTTGTACCGCGAAGTCGCCCGCTTCCAGGCTTTCCTGGTCGCCAACGGGGTCGGGGAGGGCGACCGCGTCGCCGGCTACCTGCCCAACCTGCCGGAAACCCTGATCGCCATGCTGGCCGCCACGGCGCTCGGCGCCATCTGGTCCTCGGCCTCGCCGGATTTTGGTGTGCAGGGCGTGCTCGACCGCTTCGGCCAGATCGAACCCAAGGTGCTGATCTGCGTCGACGGCTACTGGTACAACGGCAAGCCCGTGGACTGCCTGGCCAAGAACGCGGAGGTCGTGGCCCAGATGCCGTCGCTGCTCAAGACCGTGGTCGTGCCCTACCTGAACGCGGCGCCGGCGATCGCCGGCATCCGGAACGCCGTTGCCTGGAACGACCTGCCGGCCGGGGGCGGGAATGTCACCTTCAAGCGCGTCGCCTTCGATCACCCGCTGTTCATCATGTTCTCCTCGGGCACCACCGGCGTCCCCAAGTGCATCGTCCATTGCCATGGCGGCGTGCTGCTCCAGCATCTTAAGGAACACCAGCTGCACAGCGACGTGCGCCCCGGCGACCGCCTGTTCTACTTCACGACCTGCGGCTGGATGATGTGGAACTGGCTGGTCTCCGGCCTCGCCGCCGGCGCCACGCTGCTGCTCTACGACGGTTCGCCCTTCGCCGGCGGCGGCACGGTGCTCTTCGACTACGCGGCGGCCGAGAAGATGACCCACTTCGGCACCTCGGCCAAGTTCATCGACGCCGCCGCCAAGCTCGGCTTGAGGCCGGGCAAGACCCACGATCTGTCTGCGCTGCGCGCCATGTTCTCGACCGGCAGCCCGCTGTCGCCGGAAGGCTTCGACTGGGTCTATCAGGAGATCAAGCAGGACATCCTGCTCGCCTCGATTTCCGGCGGCACCGACATCGTCTCCTGCTTCGTGCTCGGCCACCCGGTGCTGCCGGTCTGGCGCGGCGAAATCCAGTGCCGCGGCCTGGGCATGGCGGTCGATGTCTTCAACGACGACGGTCAGCCGGTGCGCCGGGAAAAAGGCGAGCTGGTCTGTACCAAGCCTTTCCCGGTGATGCCGGTCGGCTTCTGGAACGACCCCAACGGCGAGAAATACCACGCTGCCTATTTCGAGCGCTTCGAGAACATCTGGTGCCACGGTGACTTTTCGGAACTCACGGCGCACGACGGCATGATCATCTACGGCCGTTCCGACGCCACGCTGAACCCCGGTGGCGTGCGCATCGGCACCGCCGAAATCTACCGCCAGGTCGAGCAGTTGCCGGAAGTCGTCGAAGCCCTGGTCATCGGCCAGGACTGGCCGCCGGGGCGCCATGACGACGTCCGCGTCGTGCTCTTCGTCCGCCTGCGCGAGGGGGTGACGCTCGACGAGGCGCTGACCGAGCGCATCAAGCGCCAGATCCGCGACAACACGACGCCGCGCCACGTGCCGGCCAAGGTCGTCCAGGTCCAGGACATTCCGCGCACCAAGTCGGGCAAGATCGTCGAACTGGCCGTGCGCAACGTCGTACATGAGCGGCCGGTGAAGAACGTCGAAGCACTGGCCAATCCGGAAGCGCTGGACTTCTTCCGCCGACGTAGCGAACTGGGCGACTAG
- the yegQ gene encoding tRNA 5-hydroxyuridine modification protein YegQ has protein sequence MRKAPELLAPAGSLEMMRTAFDFGADAIYAGQPRYSLRVRNNEFGTIARLKEGIDEAHARGKQFFVVSNIFPHNAKLTTYLADMAPVIELKPDALIMSDPGLIDMVRETWPEQAVHLSVQSNTVNWAAVRFWKKLGLTRIILSRELSLDEVAEIRQQCPDIELEVFVHGALCIAYSGRCLLSGYFNHRDPNQGSCTNSCRWDYKVSTSDNPGVATTQPVSFYTHPDQEILLEERQRPGELMPIEEDEHGTYIMNSKDLRAIEHVQRLVEIGVDSLKIEGRTKSPYYVARTAQAYRQAIDDAVAGRPLDPKLLGELDGLANRGYTDGFYQRHHDADYQNYLRGHSESDRSLYVGDAVCFDEARGLMEIVVKNRFSIGDRLECVHPSGNHSWTLSRMENQAGEAVSVAPGSGHRVWVDLPARYTDCFVARFV, from the coding sequence ATGCGCAAGGCGCCCGAACTTCTCGCCCCGGCCGGCTCGCTCGAAATGATGCGCACCGCCTTCGATTTTGGCGCCGATGCGATCTACGCTGGGCAGCCCCGCTACAGCCTGCGCGTCCGCAACAACGAGTTCGGCACCATCGCCCGGCTCAAGGAAGGCATCGACGAAGCGCATGCCCGCGGCAAGCAGTTTTTCGTGGTCAGCAACATCTTCCCGCACAACGCCAAGCTGACCACCTACCTCGCCGACATGGCGCCGGTCATCGAGCTGAAGCCGGACGCGCTGATCATGTCCGATCCCGGCCTGATCGACATGGTGCGCGAGACCTGGCCCGAGCAGGCGGTGCATCTCTCGGTGCAGTCGAATACCGTCAACTGGGCGGCCGTGCGTTTCTGGAAGAAGTTAGGGCTCACTCGCATCATCCTGTCGCGCGAACTGTCGCTCGACGAGGTCGCCGAAATCCGCCAGCAGTGCCCGGACATCGAACTCGAAGTCTTCGTACACGGCGCGCTGTGCATCGCTTACTCGGGCCGCTGCCTGCTCTCCGGCTACTTCAATCACCGCGACCCGAACCAGGGCAGCTGCACCAACTCCTGCCGCTGGGACTACAAGGTCTCGACCTCGGACAACCCCGGCGTGGCAACGACGCAGCCGGTATCGTTCTACACCCACCCCGACCAGGAAATCCTGCTCGAGGAAAGGCAGCGCCCGGGCGAGCTGATGCCGATCGAGGAAGACGAGCACGGCACCTACATCATGAATTCCAAGGACCTGCGCGCCATCGAGCACGTCCAGCGCCTGGTCGAGATCGGCGTCGATTCGCTGAAGATCGAGGGCCGCACCAAGAGCCCCTACTACGTCGCCCGCACCGCCCAGGCCTACCGCCAGGCGATCGACGATGCCGTCGCCGGCCGGCCGCTCGACCCGAAGCTGCTGGGCGAGCTCGACGGCCTGGCCAACCGCGGCTACACCGACGGTTTCTACCAGCGCCACCACGACGCCGACTACCAGAACTACCTGCGCGGCCATTCCGAATCCGACCGCAGCCTCTATGTCGGCGATGCGGTTTGCTTCGACGAAGCCCGCGGCCTGATGGAAATCGTGGTCAAGAACCGCTTCTCGATCGGCGACCGCCTGGAATGCGTGCACCCGTCCGGCAACCATAGCTGGACGCTGAGCCGCATGGAAAACCAGGCCGGCGAGGCGGTCAGCGTCGCCCCCGGCAGCGGCCACCGGGTCTGGGTTGATTTGCCGGCGCGGTACACCGATTGCTTCGTCGCGCGTTTTGTATAG
- a CDS encoding DsbA family protein — translation MVLHYIYDPFCGWCYAAAPLVSAARQVLAVQAHGGGMMAGRQRQTVSPQLRDYVMPHDRRIAELTGQPFGEAYFNGLLLDREAVLDSAPPIAAMLAAELLGGRGLDLLGRLQTAHYVEGRRIAETPALIELAGTIDLEPAAFATALEEMQGEVTLAHIEESRRLLAEAGGSGFPTFVLEQAGYHAVLDSSVYLGRPEAWQAFLEDSIRPGGREK, via the coding sequence ATGGTTTTGCATTACATCTACGATCCTTTCTGCGGCTGGTGCTACGCCGCCGCGCCGTTGGTTAGTGCGGCGCGCCAGGTGCTGGCCGTGCAGGCGCACGGCGGCGGCATGATGGCCGGGCGCCAGCGGCAAACGGTATCGCCGCAGTTGCGCGACTACGTCATGCCGCACGACCGCCGCATCGCCGAGCTGACCGGCCAGCCCTTCGGTGAGGCCTACTTCAACGGGCTGCTGCTGGACCGCGAGGCGGTCCTCGACTCGGCGCCGCCGATCGCCGCGATGCTGGCGGCCGAGCTCCTGGGCGGTCGGGGGCTGGATCTGCTGGGTCGCCTGCAGACGGCGCATTACGTCGAAGGGCGGCGGATCGCGGAAACGCCGGCGCTGATTGAGCTGGCCGGGACGATAGACCTGGAGCCGGCGGCTTTCGCGACGGCGCTTGAGGAGATGCAAGGCGAAGTGACGCTGGCGCATATCGAGGAAAGCCGGCGCCTGCTCGCCGAGGCCGGCGGCAGCGGCTTTCCGACCTTCGTGCTCGAGCAGGCGGGGTACCATGCGGTGCTCGACAGCTCGGTCTATCTCGGCCGCCCCGAAGCCTGGCAGGCGTTTCTGGAAGATTCGATCAGGCCGGGAGGGCGGGAGAAATGA
- a CDS encoding RtcB family protein yields the protein MSYQVQDVASGKPIKLWTDGVPVEAEARQQLMNTARMPFIFRHLAVMPDVHLGKGSTIGSVIPTQGAIIPAAVGVDIGCGMMAARTTLTAADLPDHLRGLRSAIERAVPHGRTTPRHGRDQGSWENPPAAVDAIWAGLLPGFRRITEKYPRLLKTNNHKHLGTLGTGNHFIEVCLDEADRVWFMLHSGSRGVGNAIGNLFIELAQADLRKHIANLPDKDLAYFEEGSAHFADYIEAVGWAQDYARRNRDMMMANVVAAARSVIAKPFTTDVEAVNCHHNYVQRETHFGAEVLVTRKGAVSARRGELGIIPGSMGARSYIVRGLGNEEAFCSCSHGAGRAMSRNEARRRFTVADQIRATAHVECRKDSEVIDEIPMAYKDIDAVMRAQSDLVEVVHTLRQVVCVKG from the coding sequence ATGAGCTACCAGGTCCAGGACGTCGCCAGCGGCAAGCCGATCAAGCTGTGGACCGACGGCGTGCCGGTCGAGGCCGAGGCCCGCCAGCAGTTGATGAACACCGCCCGGATGCCCTTCATTTTCCGGCATCTGGCGGTGATGCCGGATGTTCATCTCGGCAAGGGTTCGACCATCGGCAGCGTGATTCCGACGCAAGGGGCGATCATTCCGGCCGCCGTCGGGGTCGATATCGGCTGCGGCATGATGGCTGCCCGCACGACGCTGACCGCGGCCGACCTCCCCGACCACCTGCGCGGCCTGCGCAGCGCCATCGAGCGTGCGGTACCGCATGGCCGGACCACGCCGCGCCACGGGCGCGACCAGGGTAGTTGGGAAAATCCGCCGGCCGCCGTCGACGCGATCTGGGCCGGCCTGCTGCCGGGCTTCCGGCGCATCACCGAGAAATACCCGCGCCTGCTGAAGACCAACAACCACAAGCATCTAGGGACGCTGGGCACCGGCAACCATTTCATCGAAGTCTGCCTCGACGAGGCCGATCGCGTCTGGTTCATGCTGCATTCCGGGTCGCGCGGGGTGGGTAACGCCATCGGCAACCTGTTCATCGAACTGGCCCAGGCGGACCTCCGGAAACACATCGCCAACCTGCCCGACAAGGATCTCGCCTATTTCGAGGAAGGCAGCGCGCACTTTGCCGACTACATCGAGGCCGTCGGCTGGGCTCAGGATTACGCCCGCCGCAACCGCGACATGATGATGGCCAACGTCGTGGCCGCCGCCCGTTCGGTGATCGCCAAGCCGTTCACGACCGATGTCGAGGCGGTCAATTGCCACCACAACTACGTGCAGCGCGAAACCCACTTCGGGGCCGAGGTGCTGGTCACCCGCAAGGGCGCCGTGTCGGCACGCCGGGGCGAACTGGGCATCATTCCCGGCTCGATGGGGGCCAGGAGCTACATCGTGCGTGGCCTGGGCAACGAGGAGGCTTTCTGTTCATGCAGCCACGGAGCAGGGCGGGCGATGAGCCGCAACGAGGCCAGGCGCCGCTTCACGGTCGCCGACCAGATCAGGGCCACGGCCCACGTCGAGTGCCGCAAGGATAGCGAAGTGATCGACGAAATCCCGATGGCTTACAAGGACATCGATGCCGTGATGCGGGCGCAGAGCGACCTGGTGGAAGTGGTGCACACCCTCCGTCAGGTGGTCTGCGTGAAAGGTTGA
- a CDS encoding LysR family transcriptional regulator, with protein sequence MDRLTAMQVFSEVAQRGSFTAAADHLGMTRVMVTRYVTQLEKWLGGRLLQRSTRRISLTEAGESCLAQCRQMLDLSAEMQDRSGQRDQAPKGQLRITTSMSFGVAHLAAAVSDYLRQYPAVSVDMLMLDRAINLIEDRVDLAIRISGELDPNLVARRIAPCRSVICAAPDYLARHGSPQTPADLARHNCLTYSNFGKGEWRFSRAGEDIAVPIAGNLSANEATVLTQAALAGTGIALQPTYLAGPLIRSGQLVHLLPDWQPPELTIWGVYLTRRHVPASLRTLLDFLVARFGQNPAWELA encoded by the coding sequence ATGGACCGCCTGACCGCAATGCAAGTCTTCAGCGAAGTCGCGCAACGGGGCAGCTTCACGGCCGCCGCCGACCACCTGGGCATGACCCGGGTCATGGTCACGCGCTACGTCACGCAACTGGAAAAATGGCTGGGCGGGCGCCTGCTGCAACGCTCGACGCGACGCATCTCGCTGACCGAGGCCGGCGAATCCTGTCTCGCCCAATGCCGGCAAATGCTCGATCTGTCGGCCGAAATGCAGGACCGTTCCGGCCAGCGCGACCAGGCGCCGAAAGGGCAACTGCGCATCACGACCAGCATGTCCTTCGGGGTCGCCCACCTGGCCGCAGCGGTCAGCGACTACCTGCGGCAATACCCCGCCGTTTCGGTCGACATGCTGATGCTCGACCGCGCCATCAACCTGATCGAGGATCGCGTCGATCTAGCCATCCGCATCTCCGGCGAGCTCGACCCGAACCTGGTCGCCCGGCGCATCGCTCCCTGTCGTTCGGTAATCTGCGCCGCGCCCGACTACCTCGCCCGCCATGGCTCGCCGCAGACACCGGCCGATCTTGCCCGCCACAACTGCCTGACCTACTCCAACTTCGGCAAGGGCGAATGGCGCTTCAGCCGGGCCGGCGAAGACATCGCCGTGCCGATTGCCGGCAATCTCAGCGCCAACGAAGCCACCGTCCTGACCCAGGCCGCCCTGGCCGGCACCGGCATCGCCCTGCAACCCACCTACCTCGCCGGGCCGCTGATCCGCAGCGGCCAACTGGTCCATCTGCTGCCCGACTGGCAGCCGCCGGAACTCACCATCTGGGGTGTCTACCTGACCCGCCGCCACGTGCCGGCTTCACTGCGCACCCTGCTCGATTTCCTGGTCGCCCGCTTCGGCCAGAATCCGGCCTGGGAACTCGCTTGA
- a CDS encoding acetylornithine transaminase, which produces MQYRDASTDSLMFITPRPDIVFERGEGSWLYDHSGRKYLDFIQGWAVNCLGHCPPEIAQALASQAAKLINPSPAFYNGPMVELAGLLTANSVFDRVFFANTGAEANEGAIKLARKWGRLHKDGAYEIITFGHSFHGRTLATMSASGKAGWDTIYAPQVQGFPKATYNDIASVEALIGPKTVGVMLEPVQGEGGVITADIEFLKALRELTAAHGLLLIVDEVQTGMGRTGKLFAYEHAAITPDIMTLAKGIGGGVPLAALLAREAICCFEPGDQGGTYNGNPLMTAVGLAVLQRLLSPGFLAGVAARGQYLSQRLRELSAKHGLKGERGSGLLRALILDDERGPDLVRRALEAQPHGLLLNSPRPNLLRFMPALNVSEGEIDLMIEQLDGLLRK; this is translated from the coding sequence ATGCAATACCGCGACGCCAGCACCGACTCCCTGATGTTCATCACCCCCCGCCCGGATATCGTCTTCGAGCGCGGCGAGGGTTCCTGGCTCTACGATCATTCGGGCCGCAAATACCTCGATTTCATCCAGGGCTGGGCGGTCAACTGCCTCGGCCACTGCCCGCCGGAAATCGCCCAGGCGCTGGCTAGCCAGGCTGCCAAGCTGATCAACCCGAGCCCGGCCTTCTACAACGGCCCGATGGTCGAACTGGCCGGCCTGCTCACCGCAAACTCGGTGTTCGACCGCGTCTTCTTCGCCAATACCGGCGCCGAGGCCAACGAAGGGGCGATCAAGCTCGCCCGCAAGTGGGGCCGGCTGCACAAGGACGGCGCCTACGAAATCATCACTTTCGGCCATTCCTTCCACGGCCGCACGCTGGCCACCATGTCGGCCTCCGGCAAGGCCGGCTGGGACACCATCTACGCGCCGCAGGTGCAGGGCTTCCCGAAGGCGACCTACAACGACATCGCCTCGGTCGAGGCGCTGATCGGGCCGAAGACCGTTGGCGTGATGCTCGAACCGGTGCAGGGCGAGGGCGGGGTGATCACCGCCGATATCGAATTCCTCAAGGCCCTGCGCGAACTGACCGCGGCGCACGGCCTGCTGCTCATCGTCGATGAAGTGCAGACCGGCATGGGCCGCACCGGCAAGCTGTTCGCCTACGAACACGCCGCCATCACCCCGGATATCATGACGCTGGCCAAGGGCATCGGCGGCGGCGTGCCGCTCGCCGCGCTGTTGGCCCGCGAGGCCATCTGCTGCTTCGAACCGGGCGACCAGGGCGGCACCTACAACGGCAATCCGCTGATGACGGCGGTCGGCCTCGCGGTCTTGCAGCGTCTGCTCTCGCCGGGCTTCCTGGCCGGGGTCGCAGCCCGCGGACAGTACCTGTCGCAACGGCTGCGCGAACTGTCGGCCAAGCACGGCCTGAAGGGCGAGCGCGGTTCCGGCCTGCTGCGCGCCCTGATCCTCGACGACGAACGCGGTCCGGACCTCGTGCGCCGGGCGCTGGAAGCCCAGCCCCACGGCCTGCTGCTCAATTCGCCGCGCCCCAACCTGCTGCGCTTCATGCCGGCGCTGAACGTCAGCGAAGGCGAGATCGACCTGATGATCGAGCAACTCGACGGCCTGCTGCGGAAATGA
- a CDS encoding acyltransferase family protein, producing MSQPANRMPLIDALKAIAALLVLLNHFSSYGPLAEATREAFPGIVDWFYGYGRMAVQVFLVIAGFLAARALSGHGQALTVSPLPLIWKRYLRLVVPYLAAIGLAIAAAAVADHWMDDEAIPDRATFKQWLAHALLLQSLLGFDSLSAGVWYIAIDFQLFALMALLLWGGQIKRVAPALVLAVASASLFWFNRDASWDNWALYFFGSYGLGAAAWWASERRQMSSWLGVIATVAIAALIVDFRLRIVLALGVALLLGFGRRAGFLEQWPNARALAFLGQISYSLFLVHFPVLLLANGLYAQLELSSPASALLGLILALAASIVAANYFYRWIESPEASRRITTAFAWLFGKGLEMVRKVPGLSRFGFLR from the coding sequence ATGAGTCAACCCGCCAACCGCATGCCGCTGATCGACGCCCTCAAGGCGATTGCGGCCTTGCTCGTCCTGCTCAACCATTTCTCGTCCTACGGTCCGCTGGCCGAGGCTACCCGTGAAGCCTTCCCGGGCATCGTCGACTGGTTCTACGGCTATGGCCGGATGGCTGTCCAGGTCTTTCTGGTGATCGCCGGCTTCCTCGCTGCCCGCGCATTGTCCGGCCACGGCCAGGCCCTCACCGTCTCGCCGCTGCCGCTGATCTGGAAACGCTACCTGCGCCTCGTCGTGCCCTACCTGGCGGCGATCGGCCTCGCCATCGCCGCTGCCGCCGTTGCCGACCACTGGATGGACGACGAGGCGATTCCCGACCGCGCCACCTTCAAACAGTGGCTGGCCCACGCCCTGCTGCTGCAAAGCCTGCTCGGTTTCGATTCGCTGTCGGCCGGCGTCTGGTACATCGCCATCGATTTCCAACTGTTCGCGCTGATGGCCCTACTGCTCTGGGGCGGCCAGATCAAGCGCGTCGCCCCGGCGCTGGTCCTCGCCGTGGCCAGCGCCTCGCTGTTCTGGTTCAATCGCGATGCCAGCTGGGACAACTGGGCGCTCTACTTCTTCGGCTCCTACGGACTCGGCGCTGCCGCCTGGTGGGCCTCCGAGCGCCGCCAAATGTCTTCCTGGCTGGGCGTCATCGCCACCGTGGCGATTGCCGCGCTGATCGTCGATTTCCGGCTGCGCATCGTGCTCGCCCTGGGCGTCGCCCTGTTGCTCGGCTTCGGTCGCCGGGCCGGCTTCCTAGAGCAATGGCCGAATGCCCGAGCGCTGGCTTTCCTCGGCCAGATTTCCTACTCGCTCTTCCTCGTGCACTTCCCGGTTCTGCTGCTCGCCAACGGTCTCTATGCCCAGCTTGAGCTGTCGTCGCCGGCCAGCGCCCTCCTTGGCCTGATTCTGGCATTGGCCGCCAGCATCGTCGCCGCGAACTACTTCTACCGCTGGATCGAAAGCCCGGAAGCCAGCCGGCGCATCACCACGGCCTTCGCCTGGCTGTTCGGCAAAGGCCTGGAAATGGTGCGCAAGGTGCCTGGACTGAGTCGCTTCGGCTTTCTCCGCTAG
- a CDS encoding MBL fold metallo-hydrolase has protein sequence MKTLRNFAAGSLLAIATLGSALADETPALALKVYNADGNSFHVNSVLVTGKQDAMLIDAQFTRADAHRLVADILASGKTLKTVYVSHGDPDYYFGLEVIKAEFPDVKIVASAPTIAWIKNTVQKKVAFWGPKLGANAPRTPIIPDALPAEGLTLEGQKLEVLGLDGALPGRSFVWIPSIKAVVGA, from the coding sequence ATGAAGACGCTACGTAATTTTGCCGCCGGTTCGCTGCTGGCGATCGCCACGCTCGGTAGCGCCCTGGCTGATGAAACGCCGGCACTGGCCCTCAAGGTCTATAACGCCGACGGCAACAGCTTTCACGTTAATTCGGTGCTGGTCACCGGCAAGCAGGACGCCATGCTGATCGACGCGCAATTTACGCGGGCCGATGCCCACCGCCTGGTCGCCGACATCCTGGCCAGCGGCAAGACCCTGAAAACCGTCTATGTCAGCCATGGTGACCCGGATTACTACTTCGGCCTGGAAGTCATCAAGGCCGAGTTTCCAGACGTGAAGATCGTCGCCAGCGCGCCGACCATCGCCTGGATCAAGAACACGGTGCAGAAGAAGGTGGCCTTCTGGGGGCCGAAGCTGGGCGCCAACGCGCCGCGCACGCCGATCATCCCGGACGCGCTGCCCGCGGAAGGCCTGACGCTCGAAGGGCAGAAGCTCGAAGTGCTCGGGCTGGATGGCGCGCTGCCGGGCCGCAGCTTCGTCTGGATACCGTCGATCAAGGCCGTGGTCGGGGCGTGA
- a CDS encoding HIT family protein — MPLSVDPTTSDSCVFCRLIAGEIPAARVYEDELTLAFMDLGQLNPGHTLVALKRHAATLLDLSPEEAAAVMRTAQRVARAVQAAFDPPGITLLQANGKEGDQTVFHFHLHVVPRHGNDGIALSWPRKNPPRELLDAYARQLRQALD, encoded by the coding sequence ATGCCCCTTTCCGTCGATCCCACAACATCCGATTCCTGCGTCTTCTGCCGCCTGATCGCCGGCGAGATTCCCGCCGCCAGGGTCTATGAGGATGAACTGACGCTGGCCTTCATGGACCTCGGCCAGTTGAACCCGGGGCATACGCTGGTCGCCCTCAAGCGCCACGCGGCAACGCTGCTCGACCTGAGCCCCGAGGAAGCGGCCGCCGTCATGCGCACGGCGCAACGCGTCGCCCGGGCGGTCCAGGCGGCATTCGACCCGCCGGGCATTACCCTCCTGCAAGCCAACGGCAAGGAAGGAGACCAGACCGTCTTCCATTTCCACCTGCACGTGGTGCCGCGACACGGCAACGACGGCATCGCGCTCTCCTGGCCGCGCAAGAATCCGCCACGCGAATTGCTCGACGCCTACGCCAGGCAGTTGCGCCAGGCGCTCGACTGA
- the rng gene encoding ribonuclease G, translating into MSEEILINFTPQETRVAVMQQGVVQELHIERTSSRGLVGNVYLGRICRILPGMQSAFVDVGLDRTAFLHVADIWQPRETATDRPIEKILAEGQSIVVQVVKDPIGTKGARLSTQISIAGRMLVYLPQEKHIGISQRIESEAEREVLREKITRLVPEDEKGGFIVRTMAENASDEEFATDIAYLRKTWADIRDKARTSGPPTVLYQELSLGQRVLRDFVNPDTARIVIDSRENFQKLNAFADEYTPAVLPLLDHYTGQRPLFDLHGVEEEIQKALARRVDLKSGGYLIIDQTEAMTTIDVNTGGFVGVRNFDDTIFKTNLEAAVTIARQLRLRNLGGIIIVDFIDMENEEHKKAVLDEFNKALARDHTRLTVNGFTALGLVEMTRKRTRESLAHVLCMPCPTCGGRGEVKTARTVAYEILRELLREARQFNAREYRILAGPAVVDLFLDEESQALAMLSDFIGKAVSLQSEPSYSPEQYDIVLM; encoded by the coding sequence ATGAGCGAAGAAATACTGATCAATTTCACGCCGCAGGAAACCCGCGTTGCCGTTATGCAACAAGGAGTTGTCCAGGAATTGCATATCGAGCGCACCTCGAGTCGCGGCCTGGTCGGCAACGTTTATCTCGGTCGCATTTGCCGCATTCTGCCCGGCATGCAGTCGGCATTCGTCGATGTCGGCCTCGACCGCACCGCCTTCCTGCATGTCGCGGACATCTGGCAACCCCGCGAGACGGCCACCGACCGGCCGATCGAGAAGATCCTGGCGGAAGGGCAGAGCATCGTCGTCCAGGTTGTGAAAGACCCGATCGGCACCAAGGGGGCGCGGCTGTCGACGCAGATCTCGATTGCCGGCCGCATGCTGGTCTACCTGCCGCAGGAAAAGCACATCGGCATCTCGCAGCGCATCGAGTCGGAAGCCGAGCGCGAAGTGCTGCGCGAAAAGATCACCCGCCTGGTGCCGGAGGACGAGAAGGGAGGCTTCATCGTCCGCACCATGGCCGAGAACGCCAGCGACGAGGAATTCGCCACCGACATCGCCTACCTGCGCAAGACCTGGGCCGACATCCGCGACAAGGCCCGGACCTCGGGGCCGCCGACCGTGCTCTACCAGGAGCTCTCGCTCGGCCAGCGCGTGCTGCGCGACTTCGTCAATCCGGACACCGCGCGCATCGTCATCGACTCCCGTGAGAACTTCCAGAAGCTCAATGCCTTTGCCGATGAATACACGCCGGCGGTGCTGCCGCTGCTCGACCACTACACCGGGCAGCGCCCGCTGTTCGACCTGCACGGGGTCGAGGAAGAAATCCAGAAGGCGCTGGCCCGCCGCGTCGACCTCAAATCCGGCGGCTACCTGATCATCGACCAGACCGAGGCGATGACCACCATCGACGTCAATACCGGCGGCTTCGTCGGCGTCCGCAACTTCGACGACACCATCTTCAAGACCAATCTCGAAGCGGCGGTCACCATCGCCCGCCAGCTGCGGTTGCGCAACCTCGGCGGCATCATCATTGTCGATTTCATCGACATGGAGAACGAGGAACACAAGAAGGCCGTGCTCGACGAGTTCAACAAGGCGCTGGCCCGCGACCACACGCGGCTGACGGTCAACGGCTTCACCGCCCTCGGCCTGGTCGAGATGACGAGGAAGCGCACCCGCGAATCGCTCGCCCACGTGCTGTGCATGCCCTGTCCGACCTGCGGCGGGCGCGGCGAAGTCAAGACGGCGCGCACCGTCGCCTACGAAATCCTCCGCGAACTGCTGCGCGAGGCGCGCCAGTTCAATGCCCGCGAATACCGCATCCTGGCCGGCCCGGCCGTCGTCGATCTCTTCCTCGACGAGGAATCGCAAGCCCTGGCCATGCTCTCCGACTTCATCGGCAAGGCGGTTTCGCTGCAGTCCGAGCCGAGCTATTCACCCGAGCAGTACGACATCGTGTTGATGTGA